In Porites lutea chromosome 1, jaPorLute2.1, whole genome shotgun sequence, a single genomic region encodes these proteins:
- the LOC140923508 gene encoding radial spoke head protein 3 homolog B-like, whose translation MAAVVAQKGDGGRTYTFASQPRPVQQRKKFRDPLTQENESPMPYGNIMYDRRIVRGNTYAQRTLPATAQPDPIEIQRQQEARRRAIARKRAKAQLKPRSPEPVEGRKHIDVQTELYLEELSDRVEEADVETQTDAFLDRPPSPLFIPAKSGVDVATQILEGELFDFDIEVKPILEVLVGKTVEQALLEVMEEEELANLRAQQRQFKELRNAELVETQRLEEQERRHREEKERRMRQQAEVLRKEKETGEKISARAFAQSYLADLVPSVFGSLNENGYFYDPVERDVETYFMPWLLEKVEGELNQTIVSRTVLDAIIRDVVKKRFEVYDRLEEAARRALEQEAAAKVAEERKKAEAELAAKAAEEAKAEQVAEQAADQKPEVDESGRETTDKLEDGSIAGEEAGSERAATAADTPGESGQNEPTEEAPPDAAEQEQ comes from the exons ATGGCAGCCGTTGTCGCCCAAAAAGGAGACGGCGGAAGAACGTATACCTTTGCCAGCCAACCCCGACCAGTtcaacagagaaaaaaatttagAGATCCGTTAACACAAGA AAATGAGAGTCCCATGCCATATGGAAACATCATGTACGATCGCAGAATTGTTAGGGGTAATACCTATGCACAGAGAACTCTACCAGCA aCTGCACAACCTGATCCTATAGAAATTCAGAGACAGCAAGAGGCAAGAAGAAGAGCAATTGCCAGAAAACGAGCCAAGGCACAATTGAAACCAAGGTCACCAGAACCTGTAGAAGGGAGAAAGCATATTGATGTACAAACAGAACTTTATTTGGAAGAGTTAAGTGATCGTGTTGAAGAAGCTGATGTTGAGACTCAAACAGATGCCTTTTTGGATCGACCTCCTTCTCCCTTATTTATTCCTGCTAAAAGTGGAGTAGATGTTGCAacacaaattttggagggagAG TTGTTTGACTTTGACATTGAAGTCAAACCTATCCTCGAAGTTCTGGTTGGTAAAACAGTTGAACAAGCTCTACTTGAGGTAATGGAAGAGGAGGAACTTGCAAATCTTCGAGCACAGCAAAGACAATTTAAGGAACTAAGAAATGCTGAGCTTGTCGAAACTCAGAGATTAGAGGAACAGGAAAGAAGACATAGAGAAGAGAAGGAACGACGAATGAGACAACAAGCGGAAGTACtcaggaaagaaaaggaaactggGGAAAAGATATCAGCACGTGCCTTTGCCCAG AGTTATCTGGCTGACCTTGTGCCTTCTGTTTTTGGTTCATTAAATGAAAATGGATACTTCTATGATCCTGTAGAAAGAG ATGTAGAAACATACTTTATGCCATGGTTGCTGGAGAAAGTGGAAGGTGAATTAAACCAAACCATTGTTTCAAGAACTGTTCTTGATG CAATAATAAGAGATGTTGTCAAGAAGCGATTTGAAGTTTACGACAGGCTGGAGGAAGCTGCCAGACGTGCCTTGGAGCAAGAGGCAGCAGCTAAGGTagcagaagaaagaaagaaggctGAAGCCGAACTTGCGGCCAAAGCTGCTGAAGAGGCGAAAGCAGAACAAGTCGCTGAACAAGCCGCCGATCAGAAACCCGAAGTCGATGAAAGCGGGCGAGAAACAACAGACAAGTTGGAGGATGGTAGCATAGCTGGAGAGGAAGCTGGGAGCGAACGTGCAGCTACTGCAGCGGACACGCCTGGTGAATCAGGGCAAAATGAACCCACTGAGGAAGCCCCGCCAGACGCTGCAGAGCAAGAACAGTAA
- the LOC140940664 gene encoding uncharacterized protein has product MADSTRSYGNELDHPEVLSRERLIEILCERSILLQDLVDLEKGDLVQLFYRYVTPLPQRLHQLRRAKRVAPSGKERVTSQGRKSKIIRLTKRKSEETMDGTVSKIARTECNIIKINKRPATSLESINKEINSVSINSTSPTKDSAPGHRNSLLNNASKPKVVKLNRKTLGLNLNKSLEPAIAKVAINSTLNGGAQKEITAPSKTSESGPDKESQLISPTKKKFEKVAVTWP; this is encoded by the exons atggcggattcAACGAGGTCTTATGGCAATGAACTTGATCATCCAGAAGTTCTTTCCAGAGAGAGACTAATAGAAATTTTATGCGAGAGATCTATTCTTCTTCAAGATCTTGTTGACTTAGAAAAAGGCGATCTTGTCCAGCTCTTTTATAGATATGTCACACCTTTACCTCAGAGACTTCATCAGCTCCGTAGGGCAAAACGAGTGGCACCATCTGGCAAGGAACGCGTCACATCACAGGGCAGAAAGTCTAAAATAATACGGTTGACGAAACG AAAATCTGAAGAAACTATGGATGGCACTGTCAGCAAGATAGCAAGAACAGAATGTAACATAATCAAAATTAACAAAAGGCCTGCAACTTCACTTGAGTCaattaacaaagaaataaattcagtTTCTATTAATTCTACATCTCCTACAAAGGACTCTGCACCTGGGCACAGAAACAGTTTATTAAACAATGCTTCTAAACCAAAAGTGGTTAAGTTGAACAGGAAAACATTGGGACTTAACTTGAATAAATCGCTTGAGCCAGCTATAGCAAAGGTGGCTATTAATTCAACTTTAAATGGTGGAGCACAAAAG GAAATAACAGCCCCCTCAAAAACAAGTGAGTCTGGTCCTGATAAGGAAAGTCAGCTGATTAGCCCAACaaagaagaaatttgaaaaagtagCTGTAACATGGCcataa